A stretch of the Pongo pygmaeus isolate AG05252 chromosome 16, NHGRI_mPonPyg2-v2.0_pri, whole genome shotgun sequence genome encodes the following:
- the LOC129026619 gene encoding zinc finger protein 705A-like — translation MHSLKKVTFEDVAIDFTQEEWAMMDTSKRKLYRDVMLETISHLVSLGYQISKSCITLQLEQGKELWQEGREFLPDQNPDRESALKKKHMISMHPIITKDASTSMTMENSLILEDPFECNDSGEDCTHSSTITQCLLTHSGKKPYVSKQYGKSLSNQLSPKPHKQIHTKGKSYQCNLCEKAYTNSFHLRRHKMTHTGERPYACDLCGKAFTQCSHLRRHEKTHTGERPYKCHQCGKAFIQSFNLRRHERTHLGKKCYECDKSGKAFSQSSGLEETK, via the exons ATGCATTCACTA AAGAAAGTGACTTTTGAAGATGTAGCTATTGACTTCACCCAGGAAGAGTGGGCCATGATGGACACATCCAAGAGAAAGCTGTACAGAGATGTGATGCTGGAAACTATCAGTCACCTGGTGTCCCTCG GGTACCAGATAAGCAAATCCTGTATAACTTTGCAGCTGGAGCAAGGAAAAGAGCTGTGGCAGGAAGGAAGAGAATTTCTTCCAGACCAGAACCCAG aCAGGGAAAGTGCCCTTAAGAAAAAACACATGATATCCATGCATCCTATCATCACAAAAGACGCATCCACCAGTATGACAATG GAGAACTCTCTCATTCTGGAGGATCCTTTTGAATGTAATGATTCGGGAGAAGATtgcactcacagttccacaataACTCAGTGTTTGTTAACTCATAGTGGAAAGAAACCCTATGTCAGCAAACAGTATGGAAAATCCCTTAGTAATCAGTTGTCCCCTAAACCACATAAACAAATTCATACTAAAGGTAAATCATATCAATGTAATCTATGTGAAAAGGCCTATACTAATAGCTTTCACCTTAGACGGCACAAGatgactcacactggagagaggCCATATGCATGTGATCtatgtggaaaagccttcacTCAGTGTTCTCACCTTAGAAGACATGAGAAAACTCACACGGGAGAGAGACCGTATAAGTGTCAtcaatgtgggaaagcctttattCAATCCTTTAACCTTCGAAGACATGAGAGAACTCACcttggaaagaagtgttatgaatGTGATAAAAGTGGGAAAGCCTTTAGTCAAAGCTCTGGTTtagaggaaacaaaataa